In Aspergillus chevalieri M1 DNA, chromosome 7, nearly complete sequence, the sequence GATGCTGCAAAAGATGCTCATAGGGGGCTGCGTATGATGAGTGGATTGAGACTGCGAGGAAGGCTGAAGCAAACGGTGATGGGTTGACAGTTGAGAAGGCTGATAAATTGTGGCCGTTTGATTCTAGATAAAATTCTCATGATAGCATACTTAAGCTTGTATGGTACTCTCACATAATAACAACTCAAAATCGACAAATCCACCCCTCCGCAACTTTCATATCCAGAACCCGTTTCGGCGGCACATGATCGTAAGGCCCGCCAGGCCAATGCCCGACAGTCTTATTCCTCTCCACACACTCTCTGATATCTGCAACTTTCCATTTCTCCTCATTATCGCCATCCTCAACAAGCACACCAAGCATATATAGCGTCGTCGTTCGCCGAACCTCCAACCTGACCATCTCATCCTCTCGTTTCCGATCCCCAATAACACAATTCCGCGCAATATGAAGTTTGATTTTCATTGAAGGATCCCTGGCACAAACCCTCCCCAAATCCTTCTCTTTATTATCCGGTAATGTTATTCTCCACGGCCATCTAGATAGCACAGCACCTCTCGTCAATTTGAAAAGCGGTAACCCGGACTCATCGCGGAACTCACGTCCTGGAGTAGAGCCATATTTCTTGCCTGTGACTCTGAAGACTGCTTTGCCATTTATGGCATTGTTAATGGTGTAGTCTGTTGCACAGCGGGGGGAGACTTTGGGGAGGAGGTAGAGGGTGGTTTCTTGGGAGGGGTTGTGATGGGCGGATGGAAACTGGAGGAGGTGGGAAGACATTTCTGCTATTTTATGTGTTGTGAGTGGGAAGATTCATTAATTTGTGGTAGACTCAAGACAAGGCCGTGGTATATCAACACTGAAGTTGATTGGCCGGTTCTAAGAACTCGAGAAAATGATATCATGCGGAACAATTTATAGATTCAACTAACCCATACCCTAAAAATACACTATAACTCTAACCCATACGCCTCTATCCAAGGCTTTTATCCCAGCCATTAGCATaaaaaacaagaaaagatCCAATCTGATGAAACAAGAACAAAGAAAGCGCGACTAGCGCGCCCAAATCAAACCCAAAACCAAACCAAATAATCAAAAAGCACCATGTACCACGTACTCTGCtgaatcaaccaatcaaccaatcaatcacCACAATGGAAGCGGTCATATCTCATGAGATCGCATATACAAATCGACGACCACAACAACGGCTCATACTGTAAAATACCGGTAGCTCAAGGAAGAGGGATCTGAATCTCCTGGAACAACTGGCGTAGTACGCCCTGGCCGTGTTGCTTGAATTCTCTGATATGAGGCAGGAGGAAAGGAATTCCCGGGGCCTCGTGGAATTGTTGCCGGTACGCGAGGTAGTTGTGGAATGGGTTCAGGAGGTAGAATAGGTCAGCTGGAAGGACGGGACCCAGGGTCACCGTGCCTGTGATGCTGTTCACGTTGTTGAATGTCATAGCCAAGATGCTGTATTTTTGGAGACCGTTCAGCATCGCCGTTAACGAATGGTAGTTTCGAATGAGGAAGAGAGCCTGCATACTTTGATTAGTAGATGGGCATGAAAAGGGGAGATCAGACACCGGAAGAAGAGACATCACACACGATCGTGGGTTGGAATGCTTGAGTGCCCTCATGAGTATCAATTGAAATGTTCACTCACCTGTACACATTCTTGGATATATGCTATCAAGTCCGGCAATGCGGAACATGCTTCCCAAACTGCCATGCTCAGCTTGTGCCATTCCACGATAATTTGCCGCGCCACAGGGCCCTCTGTCATGAGGCCTTGCTCATCCAGTTCGGAAAAGTGGCCCTCGTCGGTAGTGGTCAACGTGCGAGCCAAGTCAACCGCCGAAGTCGAGGCAAGCACGTCCTCGAAGAAAGTAACGGTGGTGTCGAAGCTCTCATTCCAGTCCATTTCAGGAATGTGCAGATACATACTTCGGAACCTGACCTCTAGAACACAGAGCACCTTCAGAATGGCCGTTAGGCTTGGGGGATGTTCTTTGAAAAGGCGCTGAATTGGGCCTGCGACGAAGTCGAATCCAGGCACCGGGCTCAATGGAGGCCGCTGCTCTCCACCAGACTGCACGGTGAGCAAGGATTGCACCAAAGCCCGATGAGCAAACGGGCTCCGCTTTCGCAAATGCTATGAACAGCCATCAGCATCTGCCACTAAACGTTGGTCATGATAAGacgacagaacagggagcaGACAAACCTTTTCAACCTCAGCATACCTTTTAAGCTCCTCTGGTAACCCATCAAAGTAGTGTAGGAGGTGATGGAAGAGTTTCGTATGCTCCTCCAAAAATGAATCGACCAAAGTAGACCGGTAACCTAACGAGTACCGCACCCACTCCTCAAAAGGAATTCGAGTAAAATGCAACCGACTCTCAGCATCAATTGCTTTGGCAATAGCCTCCGGATCCTGCTCACGGCTCATCACCGACGGAAACCAGCTCCAGGGGACAAGCGCTGGGCTCGTGCCCTTGGATCGCCGCAGGATCTCCTCGACCTTCTGGACATGCGACAGATTGGCAATAAATGGCCTTTCATGTGGCTGTACAAGCGTGAATAGAAAGCTGTCAACAGTACTCTCATTCCGACTCTGCAGAGCCGTACGCGGGAGATTCTCATCCGGAAATAGTCCGTATCGAATCACCCGTTGAATCTCCCCAGCATCGAATGCCCAGAGAACAGTCGTAGCTTCATCCTCCCACCACTTGTATGAGACGGAGAAATGAGGCCGTTCTGCACTTGGCCGGAACAGGGAGGGGTAGGTCGACTGCACCGGGACAAAGGTTGATTCCGCTAGAGGAGACTGGGGAGTGAGAGAAATGAAGGAATCCATTCCATTATCCACTGCGAGATAGGGACTGGTATCTTCTGCTGTAGTAAAAATTGGCCCGAAAGCGGTCTTTTCGTATGGGCTGATGACGAAGTTCATCTCAACGGACCGGAGGGGTGCAATTCACCAGCATGGAATCAATGGGAATTATCACACATGAAAAATTAATCTCTTTATCCTTTCTATAAGACGATAAGAAAAAGGATCACCAGAGCCAGCTGGGTGGACAAAGAGAGGATCTTGGTACGAGGAGCACTAGAAAAGGGTATGTATTGAGATATGcagaaggaaggggaaagaaaagaaaaagaggggCAGCCCGGACTAGAAATAAGAAAATACCAGCATCGACAGCAACACAGACAGCTActagaaggaggagaaaggaAGCCCACAGATGAAGATCAGAGCGCGACTGGGGACAGTTATACTATGTAGGTGACGGGTGCTCAATGATTTGCCCTTATTTATCtaactcttttttttttttgccacGTTGAACGAAATTATTAACACACGAGGAAACGAACGGCTGTAATTAATCCAGTACGCATGGCGAGAGTGCACAGAGCACAGCGTATATCGAATATCATCCTGCAATAGTTTCTGGGCTGCAAGTCTTCGTCCTCTGGCGTGGAAATTGGTCGAGGACGTGGTGGAATTACTACGGGGGACGGTGAATTACCGGTATTGGTATTTCACCCCGTATTTTTGACCAGGCAGGTACAATCAATGTTAAAATGGTAATGCGTAAGGCATGAGAATCCCATCGTATTCGAGTCATGAAGACGCTCAGAAAGCCATAGTTGAGATCATAATTACTTGTTCCTTATCTCTCCAGATTAAAGGGCCGATAGTGGCTTGAGAGAGTGGTCGTTCCTGCATGATCCTGAGCAGTCCCTAATCTGATCTGATGTCATTGGATACCAAGCGAAGATGTCCATCAACCTCCCTAAGGAGTTAACAAAAGGCCGTTGTAGATGTCATACCGCAAGAAGGGGCTATTGCATTATGTACCCCATGTTTATCCCCATAACTAATCTTCGATTTTGCGTCATAGTCTAAGGGATATTCAGGACTATGGACCTGCACTCCGAAAGGTTGCCGTTGGCAAATGACACAGTTCTATGGGCTTGGTGCGGTTCCTGAGAATGAAGGGTGCGACAGTATCATCGGCGCTTGATCTCGATTGCAAAGCGAGCAGGATGGATGACCATGATTCATTCCCAAGTGTAGCCTGGAGTGCTCGTGGAGTGTCGAGTCGGTTATATTGCATGTTACCAGTAATAAACATCCTTTACCGTTATATCGTAATACGATACGTAAGTGGGTGGCATTTAAATATCCTAGCGAGGCTGTGGCAGAAGCGAGCAACATCTTGAATCCATATTTCACTCCGTACATACTTCGTCCCCGCTCCATAATAATATAACTCAATACATAACCGTCAATACGAGAAGTaaagggaaaaaaggaaaaagaaaaagaaaaagaaaaagaaaaagaaaagaaaaaaatccGCTGATCCAAGTCCCAGACAGCCGGGTCTTGGGGCGGTTTAGTTTCAAATCCACGGGAACTTTAGGGGGGGAAGAAAGTAGATGACCTGGCCGGAAAGGGCCGCACGCAACCCATTTAGCCGCAACTGGGATCACTCAAAAAGCTAACTCGTCACAAGTCTATGAGTGATCTGCTGTCCAGGGGCTTCCTTTGAACTCCCTGCACGAGTGAGTGTTCGTAAAAGTCAAGCTGTTCAGCTTGAGCTGGGCGGAATTCGCCATCGGCGATGGAAACAGATGCGTTGCTTCTCGGCCTTGCCGTTAGCTTCCTGTATTGTACGCATGCTCCGATTTTGGCACCGATACGGGGtctataataataatagtcATGAAATCGGTTGTAATAATACTAAAACCACTGCCACATCGGACAATATTGGGTACTCACACTCCAATCAATCATCAAGGAGAAGCGGTCAGTCGCGGAACTGTACTCTCCACTGGAGGAGTAAAGAATCGCAATATCCGGGTCTCATAGGACAGAGCTCAAATAATATGATTCTGGAAGATTCAATCCGAGGGCCTAAAAGGGCTCCGCGTATTCGACTATCCGTGAACTTGGGTGATCATCCATTTCCCCGGTAAGGCGTTTGAATCCATTCATTCGACAATTCAATCTTTCCTAGAGTTACCGAAACCGTGGGCCAggttcaatagtagcaacACTCATCTCATCAGGCGGGTACTCCGTAGGGTATTAAGGAAACGACTAGTGAGAGTCTTTCCAGGAACGGGATTCGAACTATTCCAGAAAGACTGGAGCAAACCTTGGCGGGAGCCATCAATGTTGCCACTTTGAGTGCTCCATACTCAGTCACAGCACGGCATACGGAGCAATCAGGACTCCGTCTGCATATAAAATGTACAGATATACGGGTTTGGAAGCAATCAAAATCCAGAGGCATTTCCACGACATTGACAGCAACCGTGATCCGTGTCTTTGTTGCAGCAGTCAATGCCTATTATCGGTCGGGAGGCGCGACGATCCGAATCGGATCCGTTCGGTGCAGTCCCATGGATTGGATTGAATGCCATCGCCGTCATGGTGGTTCCCGGTCCCCGCCGTCCTGTAATTAATTGTGACCGATATTAAACCATTGTAATACCGGTACACAATAGCATACCGAAAGGAGTTGTGTATTATTGAGGTGCATGATGGAGACACTTCGTTAAGACAGAAAGAGAGTTGGAGAATTGAGACGGATGCTGAATGCCGTCTGTGACCCATAGCGGATGGATGGATTGTTTGATTGACTGACGGACTGTCTCCAATAAATCGTGGAATGTCGATGATGGTCATGATATCTGGGATCAACAGACGACTCAACCACAGATGCTCATCTGATATGAGCACGCATCCCTTTTTCTGTCTGTTTTTTGtgagcttttcttttctaccTGGTGCTCTTTAAACGGTGCAAAGACTACTTCCCCGTACTCCCATATTCAGATCTTCAACTCGGAGTGACCGCAAGAAGTCACAACTAGTCTGGAGTTTGCTGGCTTTGACATCATTGAGTTTCTCGGGTTTGACTCGCTAGTCAAAATGCCGAGACTGCCaattgtttttttttttttttttcaattctCCAAATATCTAGCCAAGTGGACCATCTTGCATGAAAATCGGCACACTCTGCATTTCATCATGGACCAGCTGGAAATTAATGGTTGGTGTCTCTGTCTGTGCGTGCTTTGCCATGTTCCGGGATTTGCCATGAGGAGAGAGACCGAGACACTTTCCGACTCTATCTCCCCTGTCATTCCATTACCCCGGGGCCTGTGTGACAACTGTCTATCTATGTACCAATCATCCATCCCACTCTAAAGCCCAGTGAGCAAACAAAGTATGCATGAAATGCGTAAGCGATGTCGGTGGAGGGAACGTTCAAGCTGAATCTCTAGGTTCGGACGAGAGGAACGCCCACCGACTTAGTTTTGTGTGCTGGTGCTGTGCAGTAGTATTTACAGTAGTTGTAGTCCATTCTCTGCACGCTGCTCTTTGCATATCTTGCAAATCTCGGATAACCAGTAGGCCACCCTGTCTCATCTCGCCTCCGTTTCTCCCGCAAGAGTGGAGTAAGACCGCCGAAGATCTTTTGCAATGTGAGTTGAATCATCGCTGTTTGCTGTTTGCTTGCTGGATGGACTCAACCAGGGCTTTCCCCGTCAGGTGCAGAATACAGCATACTCTTATGTCGCAATGGGATTGCAAGTACGCTGTACGTACTCCGCATGTACTAACGCCTCGAGCTCTAGAGTCCATCTGACCACAAGATCGATAGAATTGATCCTGCTGCTATGTTCTCATTCGTTGTAGCGAGCCACCATGATTGGCGCGTTCCTCCCGATTTGCATAAGAAAATAACCCGAAAGGGCTCTGAATACAAAAAGTGGAGGAGGGGTATGATTGGAGTCGGTCAGGATTGTGAGATCGTCATAGTAAACGGTACTATTAATCACAAACTATATTAAAAACCGTCACGGAATATTACTCCGTGTCCATTAGGAAAATCGATTGGCGCTGATGAAACAGAGTAAACATCTTGATGCCCCGGTCCTCTTATGCGCTTCTTACAACGAGTTCAACATAGCAATCAATCCCTTACAAACACATACGCAAGTAAGCACACAAGGACCATGGATAAACCACGCATGCAATAGCAGCAATGCGCAATCACCCTATACCCGACACCGGACAAGGACCGTCAACCATGGTACTACTTCAATGCACCCATTTTGAATAAGAAGGTGGAGTACGAGCGGCTGCCGGTGATAATGATGCATCATATCCGTTCGGATAACACGTGTctgggtccggtccggtTCGCGATGCGATCCTGGTAGACGGTAACGAAGCACTCCGTATACGGAGCGCTAAGACTGTGATATACTTTGGGGCTGCTGTACTTAACAaggttggttgattatcccCGTTATCCCCGCGATATCGGTCTGGGATTGACTCGGAGACAGACCACATGGACGCGGACATGAGTAGGTTGTACGCGCCGTGCTCAGTCAACCCACTGAGGGGTTGGTCTGGTGATATGAGTCGTAAGACGGTGATCGAAGAAAGGGTACTAACAGCTGCATTATGCAGCTTCGCGTCTGAGGCCCGAAGGGATACCGGGATCTTCAAGGAACCGGCGACGACAAACTCTGGGCTAGCAGCGCATGTGTGCGGGGAGACCGGACGGTCCGCCTGCCCGCCTGCCCTACGAATGTTACGGGTAAAGGATAGATAACAAAGATGCAAACGATTCAATCGCTGAGAAAATCAGAGTGGTATCATATCTTTTGTGATTGAGACTTTCGTCCCGTTGCTTTTCCTATCTATTCCTACGGAACAGTAAACGAACCCTATTATGCGTCCTGCAGGAAAGACTTTTTGGTCGTAAACCGGCATCATAAAGGCCCACAAAGCAGAGACAAGACGCCGTCTCCCCAGCGGACTTGGTGGAGAATGCTTGAGCCTTGACATCCGAATGCACTCACCGTACCACATTTAGTGGTAAGCTTACTGGGCAATAGCGTGGGCACGGCGGCGGTCACGCTCCTCAGCAATGGAGAGCTAGAATACAGTTAAGACATGATCTTCTAAGCTTGAGGGACTGAAGAATAACATACCTTGACACCCTTGCCCTTGGGGAGGGAGATCCAGGGCTTGTCCTGTCCAATGATGAAGACGTTGGACTCACGGGTGGCGAAGGTGTTCTCAACAGCGTCCTTGATGTGGACAATGTTGAAACCACCGTCGTGGCGCTCACGGTGAGTGATGACACCAACACGACCCATGTTACGACCACCAGTACACATGACAACAACGCCAGTGTCGAAGCGGACGAAGTCAACGATCTTGCCGGTGGCAAGATCGATCTTGACGGTGTCGTTGACCTTGATGGCGGGGTCGGGGTAACGGATGCTGTAGGAAACACATAATTAGCATTACTTGTTCCAGTGCAGAGTTCTTACTGATTTTCGCAGCAAAGGAACTCCTAAAGGGAATACTGCAAGTTCTTTTCGTCCTCCGCCGATCAACCAAAGCTTGGTCCAACGACTGAATGACACGGAACTTTTAGAGAGCAAGCACTCACGTTCTCGCATCGTGCGTAACCAAGAATGGGATCCCGCCCTTGCCGagctgaacacgcttgaCCTTGCCGAGCTTGTACTCAGCCTCCTCGGCCTGGATGCGGTGGACGGTGAAACGGCCCTTGGTATCGTAGATGAGACGGAAGTTCTCGCCGGTCTTCTCGATAGAGATGACGTCCATGAAACCAGCGGGGTAGGTGGTGTCGGTGCGGACCTTGCCGTCGACCTTGATGAGACGCTGCATCATGATGGCCTTGACCTCGCGACCGTTCAGGGCGTACTTGAGACTATATTCAACCAACGCATCAGCGCAAATCCTCCTTCACTGAATTTCTTTATCATCGGAGTGTCGATTCGTACCGGTTACGGATGAAGACGATCAAGGGAAGGCAGTCCCGGAGCTTGTGAGGACCAGGAGAGGCCTTGGGGGCATAGGTTCCGGACATTTTGTCCAGGAGCCAGTGCGAGGGCGCACTAAGGCGCTTCTGGTGCTTAGTACTATAGAATTCACATCAGTCTGTATCCTTGCGACATAGTAATGGTTGCAGGCCACGGCAATTCGAATTTGCTCTCCTCCAggatttctttctttcctcaaACAATCGAATTCCGTGTCTGCATGCAAATGGCGAACGGAAACACTTACGGTCCGCGAGGCATCTTGACTGCTTTGTCGACTTGACCGGGTTAGTTGTCGTAGTGTCGCGATGAGAAAAAACCAGACCGAGTCGGGAGTTCAACGCTGATAATCCAATCCTCGCTTAGCGGATAGTGCTTGTGGAGTGAGCCCTAGCGCTAGTACTGATCCAGACTCTTGCGGCCCTTTAGCCCTGTGGGTATTTAGTGATTACATAACATACGCTAACCTAGACAGGGAATTCGCGATGGTCAAGTCCTGATGGACTgtacaaaaaaaaatggtATTTAACGCCATCTAAACTGCTAGATCTATACTTTTTGGATATCATTTAGATGTAGCCCTTGATCACAGCGACTTCGGCGTTGAGGATAGATGATCCCGCAGCACCGATAACAGTGTTGTGAGAGAGAGCAGCAAATCTCAAATCGAAGTAGCCACCCGGCAGTCCATCACGGACACGTCCGACGCTAACAGTGTATCCTCTCGAGATGTCACGGTCGAGTCTGGGTTGCGGACGGTCGGGCTCATCGAACACTCTGATGGCCTGCTCCGGAGCAGATGGGCAACCCAGCTTCTGGGCCTCAGACTGGTATTCTCTCAAGGCCTGCTTGACCTCCTCTGCGCTTGGTACCTGACGGTTCTTGAAACGCAAAGAAACGAAAGCCATGTGACCGTCGGTGACACCCACACGGGTGCAAGTAGCGCCGATCCGCAGGCTGGACTGCTCTTCAAAAGCAGTAGCGTCTGCGTTTAGAGAACCCAGGATCTTCTGCGCCTCGTTCTCAAGCTTGTCTTCCTCGCCGCTAATGTAGGGAATGACGTTGTCCACGATGTCCATGCTGGAAACGCCAGGGTATCCTGCACCGGACACTGCCTGCTCTGTGAAgacttcaacctcctcgACGGGACCGAACTTAGCCTGGAGAGCGGCGAATGGGATAACGACACCGATAACAGCGCAGTTCGAATTGCAAATCAAAAATCCCTTCTT encodes:
- a CDS encoding uncharacterized protein (InterPro:IPR025659) codes for the protein MSSHLLQFPSAHHNPSQETTLYLLPKVSPRCATDYTINNAINGKAVFRVTGKKYGSTPGREFRDESGLPLFKLTRGAVLSRWPWRITLPDNKEKDLGRVCARDPSMKIKLHIARNCVIGDRKREDEMVRLEVRRTTTLYMLGVLVEDGDNEEKWKVADIRECVERNKTVGHWPGGPYDHVPPKRVLDMKVAEGWICRF
- a CDS encoding uncharacterized protein (COG:S;~EggNog:ENOG410PU94;~InterPro:IPR023578), with the translated sequence MNFVISPYEKTAFGPIFTTAEDTSPYLAVDNGMDSFISLTPQSPLAESTFVPVQSTYPSLFRPSAERPHFSVSYKWWEDEATTVLWAFDAGEIQRVIRYGLFPDENLPRTALQSRNESTVDSFLFTLVQPHERPFIANLSHVQKVEEILRRSKGTSPALVPWSWFPSVMSREQDPEAIAKAIDAESRLHFTRIPFEEWVRYSLGYRSTLVDSFLEEHTKLFHHLLHYFDGLPEELKRYAEVEKHLRKRSPFAHRALVQSLLTVQSGGEQRPPLSPVPGFDFVAGPIQRLFKEHPPSLTAILKVLCVLEVRFRSMYLHIPEMDWNESFDTTVTFFEDVLASTSAVDLARTLTTTDEGHFSELDEQGLMTEGPVARQIIVEWHKLSMAVWEACSALPDLIAYIQECVQALFLIRNYHSLTAMLNGLQKYSILAMTFNNVNSITGTVTLGPVLPADLFYLLNPFHNYLAYRQQFHEAPGIPFLLPHIREFKQHGQGVLRQLFQEIQIPLP
- the RPS4 gene encoding 40S ribosomal protein eS4 (COG:J;~EggNog:ENOG410PFCX;~InterPro:IPR041982,IPR032277,IPR038237,IPR000876, IPR002942,IPR018199,IPR013843,IPR013845,IPR014722;~PFAM:PF00900,PF08071,PF01479,PF16121;~go_component: GO:0005840 - ribosome [Evidence IEA];~go_function: GO:0003723 - RNA binding [Evidence IEA];~go_function: GO:0003735 - structural constituent of ribosome [Evidence IEA];~go_process: GO:0006412 - translation [Evidence IEA]) produces the protein MPRGPTKHQKRLSAPSHWLLDKMSGTYAPKASPGPHKLRDCLPLIVFIRNRLKYALNGREVKAIMMQRLIKVDGKVRTDTTYPAGFMDVISIEKTGENFRLIYDTKGRFTVHRIQAEEAEYKLGKVKRVQLGKGGIPFLVTHDARTIRYPDPAIKVNDTVKIDLATGKIVDFVRFDTGVVVMCTGGRNMGRVGVITHRERHDGGFNIVHIKDAVENTFATRESNVFIIGQDKPWISLPKGKGVKLSIAEERDRRRAHAIAQ
- a CDS encoding aspartate-semialdehyde dehydrogenase family protein (BUSCO:EOG09262YAU;~COG:E;~EggNog:ENOG410PHPF;~InterPro:IPR036291,IPR012280,IPR000534,IPR005676;~PFAM:PF02774,PF01118;~go_function: GO:0016620 - oxidoreductase activity, acting on the aldehyde or oxo group of donors, NAD or NADP as acceptor [Evidence IEA];~go_function: GO:0046983 - protein dimerization activity [Evidence IEA];~go_function: GO:0050661 - NADP binding [Evidence IEA];~go_function: GO:0051287 - NAD binding [Evidence IEA];~go_process: GO:0008652 - cellular amino acid biosynthetic process [Evidence IEA];~go_process: GO:0055114 - oxidation-reduction process [Evidence IEA]), whose amino-acid sequence is MAPAIAKKKCGVLGATGSVGQRFILLLAEHPLLELHALGASERSAGKAYKDAVKWKQARPMSEALSNLVVRDCKAENFKDCDLVFSGLNSDIAGDTEMEFIKNEIPVFSNAKNYRKHPTVPLVVPTVNPQHMDLIPHQRQQFGLKKGFLICNSNCAVIGVVIPFAALQAKFGPVEEVEVFTEQAVSGAGYPGVSSMDIVDNVIPYISGEEDKLENEAQKILGSLNADATAFEEQSSLRIGATCTRVGVTDGHMAFVSLRFKNRQVPSAEEVKQALREYQSEAQKLGCPSAPEQAIRVFDEPDRPQPRLDRDISRGYTVSVGRVRDGLPGGYFDLRFAALSHNTVIGAAGSSILNAEVAVIKGYI